In a single window of the Deinococcus aetherius genome:
- a CDS encoding C40 family peptidase, translating into MTFLPRFLLPLTLLTLASGAGASLTGGGAGPLPPAVPASAEGPLTVTVQPGDTAFRLARAHGLSVEVLLALNGLSGPDLRVGQVLRVREVPPYTVQPGETLYSLARRFGVSVDALLAANTLPTDTVLRAGQVLLVPGPGPGVTAPAPAVTAGQPPVPDLAPPLTAVPVASSPDVLAPEPLPGDALAAPLPGDWRGAALALLGVPYVYGGSTLAGLDCSGLVLQVFAPLGLNLPRRSAEQAQVGLPVAAGELQPGDLVFFDTEGRGTVTHVGIYLGEDEFLNANSYRGGVVVDHLLSDRYWAPRLVGARRVLPPTTYASGR; encoded by the coding sequence ATGACGTTCCTTCCCCGCTTCCTGTTGCCGTTGACCCTGCTTACCCTCGCCTCCGGGGCGGGAGCCTCGCTCACGGGCGGGGGGGCCGGGCCCCTGCCGCCCGCCGTCCCTGCTTCCGCCGAGGGGCCACTCACCGTCACCGTGCAGCCGGGGGACACGGCCTTTCGCCTGGCCCGCGCCCATGGCCTGAGCGTCGAGGTGCTTCTCGCCCTGAACGGCCTGAGCGGCCCCGACCTGCGCGTGGGGCAGGTGCTGCGCGTGCGGGAGGTCCCGCCGTACACCGTGCAGCCGGGGGAGACGCTGTACTCCCTCGCGCGCCGTTTCGGGGTGAGCGTGGACGCCCTGCTCGCGGCGAATACGCTCCCCACCGACACCGTGCTGCGGGCGGGTCAGGTGCTGCTCGTTCCCGGGCCGGGTCCCGGCGTCACGGCCCCCGCCCCGGCGGTCACGGCAGGGCAACCGCCCGTGCCCGACCTCGCCCCACCGCTCACCGCCGTCCCCGTGGCCTCATCCCCGGACGTTCTCGCCCCCGAGCCCCTTCCCGGGGACGCCCTGGCAGCGCCCCTCCCGGGTGACTGGCGCGGCGCGGCCCTGGCGCTTCTGGGGGTGCCCTACGTGTACGGGGGCAGCACGCTCGCCGGGCTCGATTGCAGCGGGCTGGTGCTCCAGGTCTTCGCGCCCCTCGGGCTGAACCTTCCCCGCCGCAGCGCGGAGCAGGCCCAGGTCGGGCTGCCGGTCGCGGCCGGGGAGCTGCAGCCCGGCGACCTCGTCTTCTTCGACACCGAGGGGCGCGGTACCGTCACGCACGTCGGCATCTACCTCGGCGAGGACGAGTTCTTGAACGCCAACTCCTACCGGGGCGGGGTCGTCGTGGACCACCTGCTCTCGGACCGTTACTGGGCGCCCCGCCTCGTCGGTGCCCGCCGGGTGTTGCCGCCGACCACGTACGCCTCGGGCCGCTAG
- a CDS encoding transcriptional regulator — protein sequence MPKKERKRLQVVISEEQDALLTRTAYELSSPERLISKSEVVRLAIEKIARELGEGEHLDEYRALLDDTPEEDEG from the coding sequence ATGCCCAAGAAGGAACGCAAACGCTTGCAGGTGGTGATCAGCGAGGAGCAAGACGCCCTGCTCACCCGCACGGCGTACGAGCTGTCGAGCCCCGAGCGCCTGATCAGCAAGAGCGAGGTCGTCCGCCTCGCCATCGAAAAGATCGCCCGCGAACTCGGCGAGGGCGAGCACCTCGACGAGTACCGCGCCCTCCTCGACGACACCCCGGAAGAGGACGAGGGGTAG
- the murA gene encoding UDP-N-acetylglucosamine 1-carboxyvinyltransferase produces the protein MQLTPLHLQGGRTLSGTLAIQPSKNAALPIIVASLLSSEPVTLHGVPRLSDVYTILDLAHHVGARHAWVGPNSLTLHTPEIVNTDAPYALVSKMRASFIMMGALIARAGQATVSMPGGCAFGYRPVDQHVKAFRALGVSVVEEGGNFDARREGSLNGSFVFELLTVGGTQNAILAAVLGGGTVTLENASIDTDVVDLINFLNGLGARIEGAGTNTLTIHGVPSLRGGEYRIIPDRIEAGTFMIAAAATRSRLTLTNVRPDHLRAVSAKLGEMGVDILEGGDRLVVDARDRELRPVNITTQSFPGFPTDVQPQMSALLATVPGTSVVQDPVYPDRLTHVAELQRMGANITVSGYTQVIQGGKLHAAPVKAADLRAGAALFIAALTTEGETVIDGVQYLNRGYERLAERLRSIGANAWQPQPVLANAMD, from the coding sequence ATGCAACTGACCCCGCTGCACCTCCAAGGAGGCCGGACCCTCTCCGGGACCCTCGCCATTCAGCCCAGCAAGAACGCGGCGCTGCCGATCATCGTGGCGAGCCTCCTGAGCAGCGAACCGGTCACCCTGCACGGTGTCCCCCGCCTCAGCGACGTTTACACCATCCTCGACCTCGCGCACCATGTCGGCGCCCGGCACGCCTGGGTGGGCCCCAACAGCCTGACCCTGCACACGCCCGAGATCGTGAACACCGACGCTCCCTACGCGCTGGTGTCCAAGATGCGCGCGAGCTTCATCATGATGGGGGCCCTCATCGCCCGCGCGGGTCAGGCCACCGTTTCCATGCCCGGCGGCTGCGCCTTCGGCTACCGCCCGGTGGACCAGCACGTTAAGGCCTTCCGCGCCCTGGGCGTCAGCGTTGTGGAGGAGGGCGGCAACTTCGACGCACGGAGAGAGGGCAGCCTGAACGGCTCCTTCGTCTTCGAGCTGCTGACAGTCGGCGGCACCCAGAACGCGATCCTGGCCGCCGTGCTGGGGGGCGGCACCGTCACGCTGGAGAACGCCAGCATCGACACCGACGTGGTGGACCTGATCAACTTCCTGAACGGCCTGGGCGCGCGGATCGAGGGGGCGGGCACGAACACGCTCACCATTCACGGCGTCCCCTCGCTGCGCGGGGGCGAGTACCGGATCATCCCCGACCGCATCGAGGCGGGCACCTTCATGATCGCCGCCGCCGCCACCCGCAGCCGCCTGACGCTGACGAACGTGCGGCCCGACCACCTGCGGGCGGTCAGCGCCAAGCTGGGCGAGATGGGGGTGGACATCCTCGAAGGCGGAGACCGATTGGTCGTGGACGCCCGTGACCGCGAGCTGCGGCCCGTCAACATCACCACCCAGAGCTTCCCCGGCTTTCCCACCGACGTGCAGCCGCAGATGAGCGCCCTGCTCGCCACCGTTCCCGGCACGAGCGTCGTGCAGGACCCGGTGTACCCCGACCGCCTGACCCACGTGGCCGAGTTGCAGCGTATGGGGGCGAACATCACCGTGAGCGGCTACACGCAGGTCATTCAGGGCGGGAAGCTCCATGCCGCGCCCGTCAAGGCCGCCGACCTGCGTGCCGGGGCCGCCCTCTTCATCGCCGCGCTCACCACCGAGGGCGAGACGGTGATCGACGGGGTGCAGTACCTCAACCGGGGCTACGAGCGGCTGGCCGAGCGGTTGCGCTCCATCGGCGCGAACGCCTGGCAGCCCCAGCCGGTGCTGGCGAACGCGATGGATTGA
- a CDS encoding alpha/beta fold hydrolase, giving the protein MSSTESNSTGQSRTSTLEHAGRPLQVTELGTNEPALVLLSGLGDPASWWFSVPSPEEAGPHWQGDPRGDRPGLAPGLASVARVVAYDRAGVGGSAALDHDRTWDEIYAELEAVLNALHLTRPPVLVGHSLGGMIASTYARRHLSRVGGLVLLDMTPPPLEPRPHGPSPERLALTHFEPPEVAPHVLGDLPLVLVAPGRPSTVAEVAWQQPTATREALDSRFRQRRERHEQILRTSARSRAVWTSQPGHYVHLDTPDVVMEAVLEVWQEVRARLE; this is encoded by the coding sequence ATGTCATCCACCGAGTCGAATTCGACGGGGCAAAGCCGCACGTCTACGTTGGAACACGCCGGGCGCCCGCTGCAAGTGACCGAGCTGGGGACGAACGAGCCCGCCCTCGTTCTCCTGTCCGGCCTGGGTGACCCGGCTTCTTGGTGGTTCAGCGTGCCTTCCCCGGAGGAGGCAGGGCCCCACTGGCAGGGTGACCCCAGGGGGGACCGTCCAGGCCTTGCCCCTGGGCTGGCCTCCGTCGCGCGGGTCGTCGCCTACGACCGGGCGGGCGTCGGAGGCAGCGCCGCTCTCGACCACGACCGCACCTGGGATGAAATCTACGCGGAGTTGGAGGCCGTCTTGAATGCCCTGCACCTCACCCGTCCCCCGGTGCTGGTGGGGCACTCACTGGGAGGCATGATCGCCTCCACCTACGCCAGGCGGCATCTCTCCAGGGTTGGAGGACTGGTGCTGCTCGACATGACACCGCCCCCGCTGGAGCCGAGACCACACGGGCCGAGTCCTGAGCGTCTGGCGCTCACGCATTTCGAGCCCCCGGAGGTCGCCCCCCACGTGCTCGGCGATCTGCCGCTGGTGCTGGTCGCACCGGGACGGCCCTCCACCGTGGCCGAGGTGGCGTGGCAGCAGCCGACGGCGACGCGAGAAGCCCTCGACTCCAGATTCCGGCAGCGCCGTGAGCGACACGAGCAGATTCTGCGGACGTCGGCGCGCAGCCGGGCCGTCTGGACCTCTCAACCCGGGCACTACGTCCACCTCGACACACCCGACGTGGTGATGGAGGCAGTTCTGGAGGTCTGGCAGGAGGTTCGGGCACGTCTGGAGTGA
- a CDS encoding NUDIX hydrolase: protein MTLSEETTWEGRPARLTWLPGYRPRPHETVGQVGGLCFTADGHIVLVSRDGSEWSLPGGKPEGDETWEETLRREVAEEACAEVLACRLLGAQRVEGLTPQPYHQLRFWARVGLHPFAPVFETRHRRAIPTEEYAHVLPWGAGVIGQALLRQAFATERELQGGAAAGHDSR, encoded by the coding sequence GTGACGCTCAGCGAGGAGACGACCTGGGAGGGACGCCCCGCCCGCCTGACCTGGCTGCCCGGCTACCGACCCCGTCCACACGAGACGGTGGGGCAGGTCGGCGGCCTGTGCTTCACGGCGGATGGGCACATCGTCCTCGTCTCGCGGGATGGAAGCGAATGGAGTCTGCCCGGCGGCAAACCCGAGGGCGATGAGACGTGGGAGGAGACGCTACGGCGGGAGGTGGCGGAGGAGGCGTGTGCGGAGGTGCTGGCCTGCCGACTCTTGGGAGCACAGCGGGTCGAGGGGCTGACGCCTCAGCCGTACCACCAGTTGCGCTTCTGGGCGCGGGTCGGCCTGCACCCCTTCGCGCCCGTATTCGAGACACGGCACCGGAGGGCAATCCCCACCGAGGAATATGCCCATGTCCTTCCCTGGGGTGCGGGGGTCATCGGGCAGGCGTTGTTGAGGCAAGCCTTCGCCACCGAGCGGGAACTTCAGGGAGGAGCCGCCGCAGGACACGATTCCCGTTGA
- a CDS encoding AAA family ATPase, protein MRPLRLELQGFTAFRQHVSLEFGDLELFALVGPTGSGKSSLLDAMTFALYGSTPRLGERGLDALISQGERGLSVSLTFEVGGEVYRVARSRGRRQAENEVRLERKEGDRWVGLSDGGTKGINDRIRRVVGLDFRTFARSVLLPQGEFSRLLHGTGKERQALLGELMGLDHVRAMHTFAGDRAKELKHRSASLHALLEGEYAGATPGAVATLRAERETVDGEIERLVETRERLQGQVNRLRALEGVWAAREDAARRLSTLEARAEGVREGAKRAERARRVAGVLPLLDAAERARIAAGREAGELERAVQAEETTRRAVEAADRSLQAALDAEDRIPELESRADALREAEADVARLKRAGGTPQTTHASPLPWDEDAHHAAKEAATKLDTLRRERVQLETEKAGLTAQKARLAADEQLQADQTLEWGRVEREGRNAKADLDAAKAELEAARREAGLSAYRAHLHLGEPCPLCEGTVRTLPAAPAVNLEALEGRVSALDRTLTERRTRYLELKAELAARKKTIEAKRAEVADWEEALKQREADLRQLEANISGDPHDLALRLLTGLARRVRAAGADPARERQRLLSEVKTIRTRLSEAQASLARAQSAHAAAQATLTSARSAANARAREAQEAQAALDDALASLSLTAAQARAAGLPEADIAALEQAARTHAAQVEQLRARVAELERQLGVEPFDPANLRQVERDLTATDAALNNARQRAGSLAEQERGARERLRRRGEIEREAKEVAHGLDTWQTLANTLRANEFQQYLLAEVEARLLTGAGALLFEISDGRYRLALEDGEYVVQDLWNAGETRAVKTLSGGETFLASLSLAIALSDYLAGNKILGALFLDEGFGTLDPQALEAVANALENLRTQGRMVGVVTHVESLSERLPSRLIVTKSVAGSSVQRLDG, encoded by the coding sequence ATGAGGCCCCTTCGCCTCGAACTCCAGGGCTTCACCGCCTTCCGGCAGCACGTCTCTCTGGAATTCGGCGACCTCGAACTCTTCGCCCTCGTGGGACCCACGGGGAGCGGCAAGAGCAGCCTGCTCGACGCGATGACCTTCGCCCTGTACGGCAGCACACCGAGGCTCGGAGAACGCGGGCTCGACGCGCTGATCTCGCAGGGGGAGCGGGGGCTCTCGGTCAGCCTCACCTTCGAGGTCGGCGGCGAGGTGTACCGGGTGGCCCGGTCTCGCGGGCGGCGCCAGGCCGAGAACGAGGTGCGCCTGGAGCGGAAGGAGGGAGACCGCTGGGTGGGCCTCAGCGACGGGGGCACCAAGGGGATCAACGACCGCATCCGCCGGGTGGTGGGGCTCGACTTCCGCACCTTCGCGCGCTCGGTGCTGCTGCCGCAGGGCGAGTTCTCCCGGCTGCTGCACGGCACGGGCAAGGAGCGGCAGGCCCTCCTCGGGGAACTGATGGGCCTCGACCATGTGCGGGCCATGCACACCTTCGCGGGCGACCGGGCCAAGGAACTCAAGCACCGCTCGGCGAGCCTTCACGCCCTGCTGGAAGGCGAGTACGCGGGCGCGACCCCCGGGGCGGTGGCTACCCTGCGCGCCGAGCGGGAGACGGTGGACGGCGAGATCGAGCGGCTGGTGGAGACCCGCGAGCGGTTGCAGGGCCAGGTCAACCGCCTGCGGGCGCTGGAAGGCGTGTGGGCCGCCCGCGAGGACGCCGCCCGCCGCCTGAGCACCCTGGAGGCGCGGGCGGAGGGCGTGCGTGAGGGCGCCAAACGGGCCGAGCGGGCGCGGCGGGTGGCGGGGGTGCTTCCCCTCCTCGACGCGGCGGAGCGGGCCCGAATCGCGGCGGGGCGCGAGGCGGGCGAGTTGGAACGGGCGGTGCAGGCCGAGGAGACGACGCGGCGCGCGGTGGAGGCCGCCGACCGGAGTTTGCAGGCCGCCCTGGACGCCGAGGACCGCATTCCCGAGCTGGAATCCCGCGCCGACGCCCTGCGTGAGGCCGAGGCCGACGTGGCGCGGCTCAAGCGCGCGGGCGGCACACCCCAGACCACCCACGCCTCTCCCCTGCCCTGGGACGAGGACGCCCACCACGCGGCGAAGGAAGCGGCCACCAAGCTCGACACCCTGCGCCGCGAGCGGGTGCAACTGGAGACGGAGAAGGCGGGTCTTACCGCCCAGAAGGCCCGCCTCGCCGCCGACGAGCAACTTCAGGCCGACCAGACGCTCGAATGGGGCCGGGTGGAGCGCGAGGGCCGAAACGCGAAGGCCGACCTCGACGCCGCGAAGGCCGAACTTGAGGCGGCGAGGCGGGAAGCGGGGCTCTCGGCGTACCGTGCCCACCTCCACCTCGGCGAGCCGTGCCCCCTGTGCGAGGGGACCGTGCGAACGCTGCCCGCCGCCCCCGCCGTGAATCTGGAGGCGCTGGAGGGGCGCGTGAGTGCCCTCGACCGCACGCTGACCGAGCGCCGCACCCGTTACCTCGAACTCAAGGCCGAACTCGCCGCCCGCAAGAAGACCATCGAGGCCAAACGTGCCGAGGTGGCCGACTGGGAGGAGGCCCTCAAACAGCGTGAGGCCGACCTGCGGCAGCTTGAGGCCAACATCTCGGGCGATCCCCACGACCTCGCCCTGCGGCTGCTCACCGGGCTGGCACGACGGGTGAGGGCGGCGGGGGCGGACCCGGCGCGGGAACGGCAACGGCTGCTCAGCGAGGTCAAGACGATCCGCACCCGGCTGAGCGAGGCACAGGCGTCTTTGGCCCGCGCCCAGAGCGCCCACGCGGCGGCGCAGGCGACCCTGACCTCCGCCCGGAGTGCCGCCAATGCCCGCGCCCGTGAGGCCCAAGAGGCTCAGGCCGCCCTCGACGACGCCCTTGCCAGCCTGAGTCTGACCGCCGCCCAGGCCCGCGCCGCCGGTCTTCCCGAGGCGGATATCGCCGCGCTGGAACAGGCCGCCCGTACCCACGCCGCGCAGGTCGAGCAACTGCGGGCGCGGGTCGCCGAACTCGAACGGCAGCTCGGGGTGGAGCCCTTCGACCCGGCGAATCTGCGTCAGGTCGAGCGCGATCTCACCGCCACCGACGCGGCCCTCAACAACGCACGCCAGCGTGCCGGAAGCCTCGCCGAACAGGAACGGGGCGCCCGCGAGCGACTGCGGCGCCGGGGCGAGATCGAGCGGGAGGCGAAGGAAGTCGCTCACGGGCTCGACACCTGGCAGACGCTGGCGAATACCCTGCGGGCGAACGAGTTCCAGCAGTACCTCCTCGCCGAGGTGGAGGCGCGGCTGCTGACGGGGGCGGGGGCGCTCCTCTTCGAGATCAGCGACGGGCGCTACCGCCTCGCGCTGGAAGACGGCGAGTACGTGGTGCAGGACCTCTGGAACGCGGGTGAGACGCGGGCGGTCAAGACCTTATCGGGCGGTGAGACCTTCCTCGCTAGCCTCTCCCTCGCCATCGCGCTGAGCGATTACCTCGCCGGGAACAAGATTCTGGGGGCCCTCTTCCTCGACGAGGGCTTCGGCACCCTCGATCCGCAGGCGCTGGAGGCGGTGGCGAACGCGCTGGAGAACCTGCGGACGCAGGGCCGCATGGTGGGCGTGGTGACCCACGTCGAGAGCCTGTCCGAGAGGTTGCCCAGCCGGTTGATCGTCACGAAGAGCGTGGCGGGGTCGAGCGTGCAGCGGCTGGACGGGTGA